A single window of Bradyrhizobium sp. SZCCHNS1050 DNA harbors:
- a CDS encoding nuclear transport factor 2 family protein: MDDRAKRAALQHHWDASDVNDFEAEHDIYRDDAVLDYPQSGERIHGRRNIQESRFVQPSRKRFAVRRIIGSGDLWVTELVLTYDGVPSYVVSVMEFRDGGVAHETQYFGDRFDPAPSRAHLVERINSA; this comes from the coding sequence ATGGATGACAGAGCGAAGCGCGCTGCCTTGCAGCACCATTGGGATGCATCGGACGTGAATGATTTCGAAGCCGAGCACGACATCTATCGCGACGATGCCGTGCTGGATTATCCGCAATCGGGCGAACGCATCCACGGCCGGCGCAACATTCAGGAGAGCCGCTTCGTGCAGCCCAGCAGGAAGCGCTTCGCAGTGCGCCGAATCATCGGGAGCGGCGATCTGTGGGTGACCGAACTGGTCCTGACCTATGATGGCGTGCCGTCTTACGTGGTGAGCGTCATGGAATTCCGGGACGGCGGAGTAGCGCACGAGACCCAATATTTCGGCGATCGCTTCGACCCGGCGCCCTCGCGCGCGCATCTCGTCGAGCGCATCAACTCGGCCTGA
- a CDS encoding spermidine synthase, whose protein sequence is MIPWKLIDTADVPGGGEPLRLMQRGKEFSIKLGSNELMNSRLHGSEEALATLSCARIKAEPAPRLLIGGLGMGFTLRAALKVLGPQARITVAELVPAVIAWARGPMAELSGASLSDPRVDIHEGDVVKLIAAGRGTYDAILLDVDNGPQGLTRQSNDALYDPSGLRTAFTALRPGGVLAVWSSHPDDRFAPRLRKAGFAAEEINIRATGRGGGARHVIWIATRPA, encoded by the coding sequence GTGATTCCCTGGAAGCTGATCGACACCGCAGACGTGCCCGGCGGCGGCGAGCCGCTGCGGCTGATGCAGCGCGGCAAGGAGTTCTCGATCAAGCTCGGTTCGAACGAGCTGATGAACAGCCGGCTGCACGGATCCGAGGAGGCCCTGGCAACCCTGAGCTGCGCCCGCATCAAGGCCGAGCCGGCTCCACGGCTGCTGATCGGCGGCCTCGGCATGGGCTTCACCTTGCGGGCGGCACTGAAGGTGCTTGGTCCGCAGGCCCGTATCACCGTCGCCGAGCTGGTGCCGGCGGTGATCGCCTGGGCGCGCGGGCCGATGGCCGAATTGTCCGGCGCAAGCCTTTCCGATCCGCGCGTCGACATCCACGAGGGCGACGTCGTGAAGCTGATCGCCGCAGGGCGCGGCACCTATGATGCGATCCTGCTCGACGTCGACAACGGCCCGCAGGGGCTGACGCGGCAATCCAACGACGCGCTGTATGACCCCTCGGGTTTGCGCACCGCCTTCACCGCCCTGCGCCCCGGCGGCGTGCTGGCGGTATGGTCGTCCCACCCCGACGATCGCTTTGCCCCGCGCCTGCGCAAGGCAGGCTTCGCCGCCGAGGAGATCAACATCCGCGCCACCGGCCGCGGCGGCGGCGCCCGTCACGTGATCTGGATCGCGACGCGGCCGGCGTGA
- a CDS encoding DUF2182 domain-containing protein, protein MTGSALEAVLRRDRWIVGGAITIMVALSWAYVLWLANDMDMGGMDMTGFRMIPAGIGIMLPASEPWRAIEFAYVFLMWAAMMVGMMAPSAAPMILMYARVGRHGRAQGQPFAATGWFAAGYLLAWSGFSLVATGLQWVVERTALLDSRMAIDNHLLGAIVLIAAGIYQWTPLKSACLAQCQSPLLFLMRHDGFRGDLQGCVLLGLRHGGYCVGCCWALMALLFVGGVMSVMWIAILTLLVLFEKLTPVGRWIARAAGIACSAAGAWMLVSPPQ, encoded by the coding sequence ATGACCGGCAGCGCCCTGGAAGCCGTGCTGCGGCGCGATCGCTGGATCGTCGGCGGCGCGATCACGATCATGGTCGCCCTGTCGTGGGCCTATGTTCTCTGGCTTGCCAACGACATGGACATGGGCGGCATGGACATGACCGGCTTCCGCATGATCCCGGCCGGCATCGGAATCATGTTGCCGGCCAGCGAGCCGTGGCGCGCGATCGAGTTCGCCTATGTGTTCCTGATGTGGGCGGCGATGATGGTCGGGATGATGGCGCCTTCGGCGGCGCCCATGATCCTGATGTACGCCCGTGTGGGTCGACACGGCCGCGCGCAGGGCCAGCCGTTCGCGGCGACCGGCTGGTTTGCGGCCGGCTATCTGCTCGCCTGGAGCGGCTTTTCGCTCGTGGCGACCGGCCTGCAATGGGTTGTGGAGCGGACTGCGCTGCTGGATTCGCGGATGGCGATCGACAACCATCTGCTCGGCGCCATCGTGCTGATCGCGGCAGGCATCTATCAGTGGACGCCGCTGAAGAGCGCCTGCCTTGCCCAATGCCAGTCGCCGCTTCTGTTCCTGATGCGTCACGACGGCTTTCGCGGCGACCTGCAGGGCTGCGTGCTGCTGGGGCTTCGACACGGCGGCTATTGCGTGGGCTGCTGCTGGGCTCTGATGGCGCTGCTGTTCGTCGGCGGGGTGATGAGCGTGATGTGGATTGCCATTCTGACCCTGCTCGTGCTGTTTGAGAAACTGACTCCGGTCGGACGATGGATCGCGCGCGCGGCCGGCATTGCTTGCAGTGCCGCGGGCGCCTGGATGCTGGTGTCCCCACCGCAATGA
- a CDS encoding DUF1326 domain-containing protein: MADPVAWHLSGDYFENCSCSLLCPCLMSAAPPLTAQPTEGFCNVPLLFHIETGRYGDVALDGLNAAVMLHAPGVMADGDWSIAAYVDQRADDPQTEAMAAIFTGAAGGPMAAFTPLISTNLGVRKVAITFRIDGKTRSADIADILHMSVDPLPTMHPSGEMWVNIGHPVSPDRMALAVGAAGNTYNDHGMRWDNSGKNGLYASISWSNQA; the protein is encoded by the coding sequence ATGGCAGACCCAGTCGCATGGCACCTGTCCGGTGACTATTTCGAGAATTGCAGCTGCAGCCTGCTGTGTCCGTGCCTCATGTCGGCCGCCCCTCCCCTGACCGCGCAACCGACCGAGGGGTTCTGCAACGTACCATTGCTGTTCCACATCGAAACCGGCCGCTATGGCGATGTCGCGCTCGATGGCCTCAACGCGGCGGTGATGCTGCATGCGCCCGGCGTGATGGCGGATGGAGACTGGTCGATCGCCGCCTATGTCGATCAGCGCGCCGACGATCCGCAGACGGAGGCGATGGCCGCGATCTTCACCGGAGCTGCCGGCGGCCCGATGGCTGCGTTCACGCCGCTGATCAGCACCAATCTCGGCGTGCGCAAAGTCGCCATCACCTTCCGGATCGACGGCAAGACGCGGTCCGCCGACATCGCCGACATTCTGCACATGTCCGTCGATCCGCTGCCGACCATGCACCCGAGCGGAGAGATGTGGGTGAACATCGGCCATCCCGTCAGCCCGGACAGGATGGCGCTCGCCGTCGGCGCGGCGGGCAACACCTACAACGATCACGGCATGCGTTGGGACAATTCCGGCAAGAACGGCCTGTACGCGTCGATCAGTTGGTCCAACCAGGCCTAA
- the moaA gene encoding GTP 3',8-cyclase MoaA, giving the protein MTAETLSDTALTRPMTDPFGRRISYLRVSVTDRCDLRCFYCMSEDMTFLPKADLLTLEELDRLCSAFIHKGVKKLRLTGGEPLVRRNVIGLVRSLSRHLKSGALNELTMTTNATQLAKYAAELADCGVRRINVSLDTLDPDKFRAITRWGDLERVLAGIEAARAAGLAVKINAVALKNMNEDEIPSLIDWAHGKGMALTLIEVMPMGEIGEGRLDQYLPLSLLRARLAQTYTMTDLDETTGGPARYVRVAETGGTIGFITPMTHNFCESCNRVRVTCTGTLHTCLGHEDASDLRKPLRASASDEELSAAIDRAIGLKPKGHDFIIDRRHNRPSVSRHMSVTGG; this is encoded by the coding sequence ATGACCGCAGAGACGTTGAGTGACACCGCCCTGACGCGCCCGATGACCGACCCGTTCGGTCGCCGCATCAGCTATCTGCGCGTCTCGGTGACCGACCGCTGCGACTTGCGCTGCTTCTATTGCATGTCCGAGGACATGACCTTCCTGCCGAAGGCCGACCTGCTGACGCTCGAAGAGCTCGACCGGCTGTGCTCGGCGTTCATCCACAAGGGCGTCAAAAAGCTCAGGCTCACCGGCGGGGAGCCGCTGGTCCGGCGCAACGTGATCGGCCTGGTCCGCTCGCTGTCGCGACATCTGAAGAGCGGCGCGCTCAACGAGCTGACGATGACGACCAACGCGACGCAGCTCGCCAAATATGCCGCCGAGCTCGCCGATTGCGGCGTCCGTCGCATCAACGTCTCGCTCGACACGCTCGACCCGGACAAGTTCCGCGCCATCACCCGCTGGGGCGATCTCGAGCGCGTGCTGGCCGGCATCGAGGCGGCGCGCGCCGCAGGTCTCGCCGTGAAGATCAACGCCGTCGCGCTGAAGAACATGAACGAGGACGAGATCCCCTCGCTGATCGACTGGGCGCACGGCAAGGGCATGGCGTTGACCTTGATCGAGGTGATGCCGATGGGCGAGATCGGCGAGGGCCGCCTCGACCAGTATCTGCCGTTGTCGCTGCTGCGCGCGCGTCTGGCGCAGACCTACACCATGACCGACCTCGACGAGACCACCGGCGGCCCGGCCCGCTACGTCCGCGTCGCCGAGACCGGCGGCACGATCGGCTTCATCACGCCGATGACGCATAATTTCTGCGAGAGCTGCAATCGCGTCCGCGTCACCTGCACCGGCACCCTGCACACCTGCCTCGGCCACGAGGACGCCTCCGACCTGCGCAAGCCGCTGCGTGCCTCGGCCAGCGACGAGGAGCTCAGCGCCGCGATCGACCGCGCCATCGGCCTCAAGCCGAAGGGCCACGACTTCATCATCGACCGCCGCCACAACCGTCCGAGCGTCAGCCGGCACATGAGCGTGACGGGCGGGTAG
- a CDS encoding HAD family hydrolase: MPISSTIVFDLDGTLVDTAPDLISALNHVLQREGLRPVPLASARKMIGHGARKLIERGLEAEGRFASTDDIGRLTTDFIDFYAENIAIESRPFEGLEAALDELAGRGCQFAVCTNKLEWLSKRLLDQLGLSSRFAAICGADTFGVAKPDPAILRQTIAQAGGEVGAAIMVGDAGTDVGAARRAGVPVIGCTFGYTDVPIAELNPDHLIDHMRELPAAVAALSPSLRIA, from the coding sequence ATGCCCATCTCCAGCACCATCGTCTTCGATCTCGACGGCACCCTGGTCGACACGGCGCCGGATCTCATCAGCGCGCTCAATCACGTCCTGCAGCGCGAGGGTCTGCGGCCGGTGCCGCTGGCCTCGGCCCGCAAGATGATCGGCCACGGCGCCCGCAAGCTGATCGAGCGCGGTCTGGAGGCGGAGGGTCGCTTCGCCAGCACCGATGACATCGGCCGCCTCACCACCGATTTCATCGATTTCTACGCTGAGAACATCGCCATCGAATCGCGCCCCTTCGAGGGGCTGGAGGCGGCGCTCGACGAGCTTGCCGGCCGCGGCTGCCAGTTCGCGGTGTGCACCAACAAGCTGGAATGGCTGTCGAAGCGGCTGCTCGACCAGCTCGGCCTGTCCTCCCGCTTCGCCGCGATCTGCGGTGCCGACACGTTCGGGGTCGCCAAGCCGGATCCGGCGATCCTGCGCCAGACCATCGCGCAGGCCGGCGGCGAGGTCGGGGCCGCGATCATGGTCGGCGATGCCGGCACCGACGTCGGCGCCGCCCGCCGCGCCGGCGTGCCGGTGATCGGCTGCACCTTCGGCTATACCGACGTACCGATCGCGGAGCTCAATCCGGACCACCTGATCGACCACATGCGCGAGCTGCCAGCCGCCGTTGCCGCCCTCAGCCCATCGCTCAGGATCGCCTGA
- the rpiA gene encoding ribose-5-phosphate isomerase RpiA, with protein MDALKRQAAARALEEVESGMKLGLGTGSTAKHFVDLLGEKVRAGLKIVGVPTSEATRAQAQACGVPLTTLDEIDRLDITIDGADEINPALDLIKGGGGALLREKIVASASDRMIVIADDSKWVAQLGRYPLPVEVVPFGLAATQREMSDAFATAGVSGPMSLRKSADGHVFVTDSGHWIIDVRLGEIMDPPRLAGLLSAIPGVVEHGLFIGLGSTAILAGAQGIRVIQRP; from the coding sequence ATGGATGCATTGAAGCGGCAGGCAGCGGCGCGTGCGCTGGAGGAGGTCGAGAGCGGCATGAAGCTCGGTCTCGGCACCGGATCGACTGCCAAGCATTTCGTCGATCTGCTCGGAGAAAAGGTGCGCGCCGGCCTCAAGATCGTGGGCGTGCCGACCTCGGAGGCGACAAGGGCGCAGGCGCAAGCGTGCGGCGTGCCGCTGACCACGCTCGATGAGATCGACCGGCTCGACATCACCATCGACGGCGCAGACGAGATCAATCCGGCGCTCGACCTGATCAAGGGCGGCGGCGGCGCGCTGCTGCGCGAGAAGATCGTCGCCAGCGCTTCGGATCGCATGATCGTGATCGCCGACGACAGTAAATGGGTGGCGCAACTCGGCCGCTACCCGCTGCCGGTCGAGGTGGTTCCGTTCGGCCTCGCCGCGACTCAGCGCGAGATGAGTGACGCCTTCGCCACGGCCGGCGTGTCCGGGCCGATGAGCCTGCGCAAGTCCGCAGACGGCCACGTTTTCGTCACCGATAGCGGCCACTGGATTATCGACGTCCGCCTTGGGGAGATCATGGATCCCCCGCGCCTGGCGGGTCTTTTGAGCGCAATTCCGGGCGTGGTCGAGCATGGGCTGTTCATCGGCCTCGGCAGCACGGCGATCCTGGCAGGCGCACAGGGAATTCGCGTTATCCAGCGGCCCTGA
- a CDS encoding DUF2059 domain-containing protein, with protein sequence MKSVFRILPAAGIVLALASASPVAAQGQAPALKPASPACMAGAREILGMKNAAAMYANAVPGIVQQTKQALLQSNLNYQKDLDEVAVVVAQTYAGKEKEIGEKMAQIYCNEFSDQEIANLVAFYKSAIGQKLLAAEPKAIQMSMQAMNLWAAEFSDTVTAQFRAEMRKRNKPI encoded by the coding sequence ATGAAGAGCGTGTTCAGAATCTTGCCGGCCGCCGGAATCGTGCTGGCCTTGGCCTCGGCAAGCCCGGTTGCGGCGCAGGGCCAGGCACCTGCGCTGAAGCCGGCCTCGCCCGCCTGCATGGCCGGCGCGCGCGAGATTCTGGGGATGAAGAACGCGGCTGCGATGTACGCCAATGCCGTCCCCGGCATCGTGCAGCAGACCAAGCAGGCGCTGCTGCAGTCCAATCTCAACTACCAGAAGGACCTCGACGAGGTCGCCGTGGTGGTCGCGCAGACCTACGCCGGCAAGGAGAAGGAGATCGGCGAGAAGATGGCGCAGATCTACTGCAACGAGTTCTCCGACCAGGAGATCGCCAACCTCGTCGCCTTCTACAAGTCTGCCATCGGCCAGAAGCTGCTTGCGGCGGAGCCGAAGGCGATCCAGATGAGCATGCAGGCGATGAACCTGTGGGCGGCGGAATTTTCCGACACTGTCACCGCGCAGTTCCGCGCCGAGATGCGCAAACGCAACAAGCCGATCTGA
- the gorA gene encoding glutathione-disulfide reductase yields the protein MAEFDVDLFVIGGGSGGVRAARIASGYGARVMVAEEYRMGGTCVIRGCVPKKLFVIGSHVRQEIADAAGFGWTIPTATFDWPTLIRNKDKEIARLEAAYTSNVEKSGARIVKTRAVLEDAHTVRLMTGETVRAKYILIATGGAPNHGTPIPGIEHVISSNEAFHLDELPRRIVIQGGGYIALEFACIFANFGSDVTVVYRGDNILRGFDEDVRKHVRSEMEKEGITILTGCTVTSVDRHGQDYTTHLSNGSSIASDKVMFAIGRHPAVANLGLEKAGVAINPRNGGIAVDAFSQSSVPSIYAIGDVTHRFNLTPVAIREGHAFADTVFGGKTVRVDHADIPTAVFCQPEVGTVGLTETQARELYDRVDIYKTNFRPIKATMSGRDTRVLMKLVVDGATDRVLGCHIVGDMAAEITQAVAIAIKMKATKADFDATIALHPSAAEELVTMRTVTERHVRPAAE from the coding sequence ATGGCTGAATTCGACGTCGACCTGTTCGTGATCGGTGGCGGCTCGGGCGGCGTGCGCGCCGCCCGCATCGCGAGCGGCTATGGCGCCCGCGTGATGGTCGCCGAGGAATATCGCATGGGCGGCACCTGCGTGATCCGCGGCTGTGTCCCTAAGAAGCTGTTCGTGATCGGCTCGCATGTCCGTCAGGAGATCGCCGATGCCGCCGGCTTCGGCTGGACCATCCCGACCGCGACCTTCGACTGGCCGACGCTGATCAGGAACAAGGACAAGGAGATCGCCCGGCTCGAGGCGGCCTACACCAGCAACGTCGAGAAGTCTGGCGCCAGGATCGTCAAGACCCGCGCGGTGCTCGAGGACGCCCACACCGTGCGGCTGATGACCGGCGAGACCGTCCGCGCCAAATACATTCTCATCGCGACCGGCGGCGCGCCCAACCACGGCACGCCGATTCCCGGCATCGAGCACGTCATCTCCTCCAACGAGGCGTTTCATCTCGACGAGCTGCCGCGCCGCATCGTGATCCAGGGTGGCGGCTACATCGCGCTCGAATTCGCCTGCATCTTCGCCAATTTCGGCTCCGACGTGACCGTCGTCTATCGCGGCGACAACATCCTGCGCGGTTTCGACGAGGACGTCCGCAAACATGTCCGCTCCGAGATGGAGAAGGAAGGCATCACCATCCTGACCGGCTGCACGGTCACCAGCGTCGACAGGCACGGCCAGGACTACACCACGCATCTGTCGAACGGCTCCAGCATCGCCTCCGACAAGGTGATGTTCGCGATCGGCCGCCATCCGGCGGTGGCCAATCTCGGCCTGGAGAAGGCCGGGGTCGCCATCAATCCAAGGAACGGCGGCATCGCGGTGGACGCGTTCTCGCAGAGCTCGGTGCCGAGCATCTACGCGATCGGCGACGTCACCCATCGCTTCAACCTGACGCCGGTCGCGATCCGCGAGGGCCACGCTTTTGCCGACACCGTGTTCGGCGGCAAGACCGTGCGCGTCGACCACGCTGACATTCCGACGGCCGTGTTCTGCCAGCCTGAAGTGGGCACCGTCGGTCTCACCGAGACGCAGGCGCGCGAGCTGTACGACCGCGTCGACATCTACAAGACGAACTTCCGCCCGATCAAGGCGACGATGTCCGGCCGCGACACCCGCGTTCTGATGAAGCTCGTCGTCGATGGCGCGACCGACCGCGTGCTCGGCTGCCACATCGTCGGCGACATGGCCGCCGAGATCACGCAAGCGGTGGCCATCGCCATCAAGATGAAGGCGACCAAGGCCGATTTCGACGCCACCATCGCGCTGCATCCCTCCGCCGCCGAGGAGCTGGTGACGATGCGCACGGTGACCGAGCGCCACGTGCGGCCGGCGGCGGAGTAG
- a CDS encoding DUF4336 domain-containing protein, with protein MSQDDCLATYPPLNTLKPVAENIWIVDGPVIRFGIPGLKFPFPTRMTVVRCASGDLFIHSPTPLTPALRAEIDREGRVRDIIGPNRIHYWWIPDWQAAFPDAAIYLAPGIRAQAKGRIEFQGRPLDRSGGYPWDDEIATLPVLGSYMTEVVFFHRPSRTLILTDLMENFEPAKIGAGLARYLSWIGGVGPPHGGLPRDLRLTFTWRHRPELRAAVETMLAWHPERIVIAHGAWHRTNGTEILREAFCWLLRP; from the coding sequence ATGTCCCAGGATGATTGCCTTGCGACCTATCCGCCGCTGAACACCCTGAAGCCCGTTGCCGAGAACATCTGGATCGTCGACGGGCCCGTGATCCGCTTCGGCATTCCCGGGCTGAAATTTCCGTTTCCCACCCGCATGACCGTGGTGCGATGCGCCTCCGGCGATCTGTTCATCCACTCGCCCACGCCGTTGACGCCGGCGCTGCGGGCCGAGATCGACCGGGAAGGCCGGGTGCGCGACATCATCGGTCCGAATCGCATCCACTATTGGTGGATCCCCGACTGGCAGGCGGCCTTTCCCGACGCGGCGATCTATCTTGCGCCGGGCATTCGCGCGCAGGCGAAGGGCCGCATCGAATTCCAGGGCAGGCCACTGGATCGCAGCGGTGGCTATCCCTGGGATGATGAGATCGCGACCTTGCCCGTCCTCGGCAGCTATATGACGGAGGTCGTGTTCTTCCATCGCCCTTCGCGCACGCTGATCCTGACCGATCTGATGGAGAATTTCGAGCCGGCCAAGATCGGTGCCGGCTTGGCGCGCTACCTGAGTTGGATCGGGGGCGTCGGTCCGCCGCATGGCGGCCTGCCGCGCGATCTCCGGCTGACATTTACCTGGCGGCACCGACCCGAGTTGCGGGCCGCGGTCGAGACCATGCTGGCGTGGCATCCCGAGCGGATCGTGATCGCCCATGGCGCCTGGCACCGGACGAACGGCACCGAGATCCTGCGCGAGGCATTCTGCTGGTTGCTGCGGCCTTGA
- a CDS encoding LysE family translocator translates to MNALTLFSFAIVAFIGIATPGPTVLLALTNGSRVGVRRAWAGIAGAVASDFILIGAVAVGLGALLAASEFWFSVVKWTGVAYLAYLGLMLLRSSGSIDLAASADGKDGSRQPHALFLKSFLVAITNPKGYLFFSAFLPQFVVPSAPQLPQYLTLALTFAMLDVLIMLAYASAGSQAMRFLKRSGALWLDRICGGALLSLAGALALYRRAGP, encoded by the coding sequence GTGAACGCTCTTACGCTCTTCAGCTTCGCCATCGTCGCCTTCATCGGGATCGCGACCCCCGGTCCGACGGTGCTGCTGGCCCTCACCAACGGCTCGCGTGTCGGTGTACGCCGCGCCTGGGCCGGCATCGCCGGCGCGGTGGCTTCGGACTTCATCCTCATCGGCGCCGTCGCGGTCGGCCTGGGCGCGCTGCTGGCCGCTTCCGAATTCTGGTTCTCGGTCGTGAAGTGGACCGGCGTGGCCTACCTCGCCTATCTCGGGCTGATGCTGCTGCGGTCCAGCGGGTCGATCGACCTTGCGGCGTCCGCAGACGGCAAGGACGGGTCACGACAGCCGCACGCGCTGTTTCTGAAAAGCTTCCTCGTCGCGATCACCAATCCAAAGGGCTATCTGTTCTTCTCGGCATTCCTGCCGCAGTTCGTGGTGCCGTCCGCGCCGCAGCTGCCGCAATATCTCACGCTGGCCCTCACCTTCGCGATGCTCGATGTCCTGATCATGCTCGCCTACGCGAGCGCGGGCTCGCAAGCGATGCGTTTCCTCAAGCGCTCCGGTGCCCTCTGGCTCGATCGCATCTGCGGCGGCGCGCTGCTGAGCCTTGCCGGCGCCCTTGCGCTTTACCGGCGAGCCGGCCCCTGA
- a CDS encoding SRPBCC domain-containing protein, producing MSSPAPETRTVVVEREFAHPPEKLWRALTQPHLIAEWLMTNDFAPSVDHRFKLKADWGVVDCQVVTIEPHKTLSYTWAAAGLDSVVTWTLTPTALGTHLRMEQTGFAADQTRAYQGARYGWPKFFDALEQSVARLG from the coding sequence ATGAGCTCACCCGCGCCAGAAACCCGCACCGTCGTCGTCGAGCGCGAATTCGCGCATCCGCCCGAAAAACTCTGGCGCGCGCTGACGCAGCCGCATCTGATCGCGGAGTGGCTGATGACCAACGACTTTGCGCCGTCGGTCGATCATCGCTTCAAGCTGAAGGCCGACTGGGGCGTCGTCGACTGCCAGGTCGTGACCATCGAGCCGCACAAGACGTTGTCCTACACCTGGGCGGCGGCCGGCCTCGACAGCGTCGTGACCTGGACGCTGACGCCGACCGCCTTGGGCACGCACCTGCGCATGGAGCAGACCGGCTTCGCAGCCGACCAGACCCGCGCCTATCAGGGCGCACGCTACGGCTGGCCGAAATTCTTCGATGCGCTCGAACAGAGCGTCGCGCGCCTCGGCTGA
- a CDS encoding metalloregulator ArsR/SmtB family transcription factor: MPRSPDMLFRTLADPTRRAIFEGLCRHGEQTVGALTAKAGVSQPAVSKHLGLLKQAGLVRERHEGRQTHYRAQPKALAPLLDWTSRMAAFWESRFDQLDTLLNRMDQ, translated from the coding sequence ATGCCGCGCTCTCCCGACATGCTGTTCCGAACGCTTGCCGACCCGACGCGGCGCGCCATCTTCGAAGGCCTGTGCCGGCATGGCGAGCAGACCGTCGGGGCGCTGACGGCCAAGGCCGGCGTATCGCAGCCGGCGGTGTCGAAGCATCTCGGCCTGCTCAAGCAGGCGGGCCTGGTGCGGGAGCGTCACGAAGGCCGCCAGACGCATTACCGCGCGCAACCCAAGGCGCTGGCGCCGCTGCTCGACTGGACGAGCCGGATGGCTGCGTTCTGGGAGAGCCGGTTCGACCAGCTCGACACTCTGCTCAACAGGATGGATCAATGA
- a CDS encoding TSUP family transporter: protein MPGLASFLLLSAAVFSGAFVSGLAGFAFSAVAGAILLHGLQPLEAVPLMMACSVGVQATNLWALRNSIRWKESLVLILGGLLGVPLALWLLRNADARLFQQMFGPTIAVYAATMLFKPGLGSVRRMSRHRTAIVGFGGGLIGGLTAMPGALPTIWCEMHGLPNTDQRGLVQPFIAVMQIASLGMMLARQDLSSRVIVDLALSIPALLAGTALGIFAFRRVNDTLFRRLILSILLLSGVLLVV, encoded by the coding sequence ATGCCCGGGCTCGCCTCTTTCTTGTTGCTCAGCGCCGCCGTGTTCTCTGGCGCCTTCGTTTCCGGATTGGCCGGATTTGCCTTCTCGGCCGTGGCCGGCGCGATCCTGCTGCATGGTCTGCAGCCGTTGGAGGCGGTGCCGCTGATGATGGCGTGCAGCGTCGGCGTGCAGGCGACGAATCTGTGGGCGTTGCGCAACAGCATCCGATGGAAGGAAAGCCTGGTCCTGATCCTGGGCGGGCTGCTTGGCGTGCCCTTGGCGCTCTGGCTGCTGCGCAACGCCGACGCCCGGCTGTTCCAACAGATGTTCGGACCGACGATCGCGGTCTACGCCGCCACCATGCTGTTCAAGCCCGGCCTCGGCAGCGTTCGACGCATGAGCAGACATCGCACGGCGATCGTCGGATTCGGCGGCGGTCTGATCGGTGGCCTGACCGCGATGCCCGGAGCACTGCCGACCATTTGGTGCGAGATGCACGGCCTGCCGAACACCGACCAGCGCGGCCTGGTGCAGCCCTTCATTGCCGTGATGCAGATCGCCTCGCTGGGGATGATGCTGGCCCGGCAGGACCTGTCGTCGAGGGTGATCGTCGATCTCGCGCTGAGCATTCCGGCTCTGCTCGCCGGCACGGCGCTCGGCATCTTCGCCTTCCGCAGGGTCAACGACACCTTGTTCAGGAGGCTCATCCTGAGCATTCTGCTGCTGTCCGGTGTGCTGCTTGTTGTCTGA